DNA from Balaenoptera acutorostrata chromosome 14, mBalAcu1.1, whole genome shotgun sequence:
TTCGTCTTTATCTCTGGTTAGGGCATTGCCTGACACAGGGAGCCTGTTCAGTCATGGGTAAAAGAGTGAACCTGAAGATCAAACAATCCTTCATCCAATGTAGGAATCTTCCTCTGCTCAAATCCTTCTAGTGGTCCCAAGAGCTCATTCCCTCACAAGGCAGTCTGGATTGTTGGACATAGCTCCTGCTTTCTGAATTTAAAGTTGCCTCTCTCTCTAACTTCCATTTGATGTAGAAAATTGTGGAGTTGAGTTCTACTGATGTTAACACGTAGAAGATTATTAGACTAAGTCACAAATAGACAAAAATGGATGTCATCAGAACGTTCGAACACTTTTGATGGGTTTAGAATAAAGTCATTAAAGATTCTTTTGGTAAATGCTTTCTTTGAAGAATCCTTATCTTCCCATCTTTTCTCACCCACTGTTCTCTGCTTATATCCACCCCTTAATGTTATGGAGGGGAAACACTGTACAGCAACTGCAAGTTCAGGGGTGAATTCTCTAAAAACGTAGTGTAGTGAAAGTTTGTTTTGGTTCTGTAAAACCCTGAGGGCCATGGTCATATGTGCCACATATGAATAATTACAAAAATGGAATGTAAAACATCATCTCCAGTTAGTACCTCTAGGCTAGAACTGTCACTTTTTTGgaacaaacaaaaattttctgATGACTTTCaatgtcattcatttattaattcaacaaatatgcatTGAGATATCACTCTGTGTTAGCATTATGTGTTCCCTACAGATTGCCATTTTATTATGTTTAACATCTTATACTTAACACCttgataataattttatttaggtTCTTTTAAATGATAGGACAAACATCTCACATATTATGTTCATATGGTGAAATGAAACAGTTTTAGACATTGGacctttggaaaaaatattttaaattgatatgttattaaaaattatattgacaCATAAATGTACCAATTATAAATATGACTTGTATCTATACATAACCTTTTCCCTTGTCACTTGAtaagattatttgttttattataaaaaggagtgttaagatcaggaagaaaactATCTTAGATTTTCTTAAGTGTTACTAGGATTATTTCCCAGGTACTAAAAATCCCAACAAattggatatttaaaaatacttaaatagtTTAACTTAAGATCATGAGAACAAGTGGCTGCATGTGCAAGTCagcttaatgaaaataaatggaaagcctAATAGCTTCCTGAATAGTATAGTTCTGTTCCACTATCTGGCTTATTCACTAAGTGAATAATTCACAAATGTGGCATTCACAAATGTGGTAAACAGGTAAAAAATAGATCAAGTAGAGACAGTTATACACTGTTCAACTTCGAAGTCAAAGAGGTTAGAATTCAATTACAAATGCTTTTCCTTTGTTACATTATGCCAACGTGGAACTAGAGATgataatatttaatgaaaatatttcatatttgaaGATGTGCATCTTCATTTACCAAATAGATTAAACAACTGATCAGTGTAGGAACAACAATCGAATCACAAAGTTACATTACAGACAactacaaaaatatgaaaaaaatgatgtTTACAAATGATAgagaagaataaattatttttcagtgcaCATAATTAGGTATATATAAGATAATTTAAAACAACTGGAGTGATTGCTGAGGCTGCACTCTCAAAAATCTCCATCAAAATATATATGTCACCCAAGAGAGAGTGATACAAATAAATTAAGACACAAAAGCTGAATGATGTCTCTTCTCATCTTCAAAACCTCAATAATATCTCATCAAAATAATTTGCCGAGTGTGCAAATGATGGAAAACTTTAATTCCAAAACCATTTCTCTAAATTACCAACGGATTTATATTCTTGATGTCTTTTCACATGGTCACAAGCCAAGCATGCATGTGATTCCCAAAATCGTGGAAGATTTACTGTGAAATCTTTCCTCCAGTTAAAGTAACTAAGGtataatttattgtttttatctaCTTCCTTCAGATACTTTGCTAGCTCACTGGGAGAGTTATAATCTtccacatgaatgaatgaatctgctGGAATATAATTCTCATAGTTTTCCCTAGATGGCCCCAAAACAACAGGCACAGAGCCAGCCAGAAAAGCATTGTAGAGCTTTTCTGTGATGTAATCTTTGTGGATTGAGTTTtcaaaggaaagataaaatttGCAAGTAGATATGGTAGGAATCAAATTTTTATCATTCACATACTCTCCAAATGCTTGCCCATAGGTATGGATTTCAATGCTTTTGCTTAGCTCATTGTAATACTTGACCCTGGCATGCTCAGGGTTCCAGTTACTTACAACCCAGCACACTAACTTCTCTTTGCTTGGCACTTCAAACACGAAGGGGTTCGTGCTCACCGTCAAGAAGCCATAAGGCACTTGGATATCTGAGTCGCGGCGATAAGTCAGAGTCAGGTTGAACAGGTGCTCAATGCCGCTCTTCTGGGGTGTGTGAGTTGGTGATTCCAAATTCATCCAAATCCATTTCTGGAAGGGTGGCCTCGCCTGCTGAGGTAAATTAGTCAGATCCCAACTGATGTCTCGGTGATGGATCAGAACCGCGTGTGATTTGTTGTACAGGGACCGGTCCGTCGTGAGATGGCATCCTTGGATGTTGAACATTGCTTGGCAAGATGTAAGGTCAAAGGTCTGCCCGAATGGCCACACCCAAATCAGAATCGTAGTTTCGTTAAAATAATCAGTTTTGGTGGagaagaaatttttcattttcagcacAGAGCTGGCTGACTCCATCGGATTGAAGATCCAGCTGTTGGTGGGCTTGATGTAAATGAGCAGACATGCCATGAAGCAGCCCAGGATAATGCAGACGATTAAAAATGGGCGGAGAATTCCTTTGGATGCCGAGGTCATAATTTTTCCtgtgaaacagaaaaggaaagatagaGGGGTAGGTAGAGGTAGGGATGAAAAGTTAATCATAAATACATTTTGAGATAAACAGGTGATACATCCTAAAATACACTTAATCACAAAATCAACTGCATTTTCCTTTCCGGTCTTAGCAAAAACTAAATATAGGATGTCAGTTCAATAAAATCAAGTTGTAACTTTAACAGTACCCGTTTCCTAAATGCTCACTCTCAGCTAGgctttgtgccaagcactttgCATACTACATTTCCTTTGCTCCTCACAGAACCCCTATCAAGGAGGTCTTTTATCACCTCTTCTCTGCAGAATGAGGAAGTTCAGGGCCAGAGATATGAGTAACTAGCTTACCCTAATTAGCTTACCCATTGAGTTATCTCTCTCTTGCCTTCTACAGTCTTCTTTGAACAAATAATACAAACATCAATAATCCATTGAGGTGCATTTGGCACCTCAGGTTCTATTGTCTTGATTTCTCTAGTCTGTGCCCTTTACATAAGTGAGGACTATTTACCCAGGAGTTAAATTCAGATCAGTTTCCCATAACAAGAACAATATCTGACACTTATCTGGTGCTCATTAGTGCCAAGCATTAATCTGAGGACTTAcatgaacatatatatacatatgtgcgTGTgttaatgtatatacatgtgtggtgtgtgtgtctgcgtaAGCATATGTATTAACTCAGTATAGTCCCATCTTAATCATGAAGAAACTAAAGCCCAAAATGGTTAAGAAACTCGTCCAAGGTGATATAGTAAGTGGCAGCACACAATTTTAAACTCAggctctggctccagagtctgggcACTTGAGgactacatttttataatcattgaTTCCCCTGGTTGCAGCCAGAGGATACAATCATCTTGATGATAACAgtatgtaagctccatgaggggcTTTGTTTCTCACTGCTGCATCCTCATCACCAGGTTACAGTAGATGCTTAATAGATGCTGTGtgtgttgcatgaatgaatgggtggattGCTGAGTACCAACTATGCCCAAGGTAAAATGCTTGGTAactagataaacaaaagtgaaccaagtgtgaatgaatgaaattatacTTAGTTGCTTTCTTGGTGTATTTAACACATATACCTCTACAGAATAACTACCATTAAAATTGACTTACAGGTATTCCTACCAGTAGatgagcaaaatctcctagtttTGATTCTCTTTGTAGCATCTCAAAGTTGGCATATTGTACATTTTAGTCCCACAACACTTTTTTGGCCAAACGGGAAGAATTGGTTGCTAGGCAGAAACAACATTCTTTCCACTGTGTGCCTCTCAGTTTTCCTGCTTCCTGGACATTTTGAGTTTCTTGAGGTTCTTCTTGTTAACTCTCTGCACACCTTCCCCCTTCAACTTTCCACTGCTGTCGGGGTCAATTACTAAACAACAGGGGCAGTTACTCAGTAACCCCTGCTTTGTACAGAAACTGTCAGAAAATTTCGTCTCTTGGACCCAAATTGACATTCCCTTGACAGGAACTTTTTCACCTACTCCTCGTTACTAAAATTCAGTTAGATACCCAACATGTCTTGAATTGTTCGTACAACCTATTTTTGAAGGACCCGCAGCTGTGTCACTATAGCTCTCAAGAGACACAGCAATATATTTATAGCATAAAGCAAATCATAACCATAAACAGGATAATTAAAGTTTttgatatcattttttaatagtttcaagTAATATGAAGGAATATAATTTAAAGACTTTAGCATTAAAAATAACAGTCTTAGTAAAAGATTTGTAAGAATTTGAATGTGTATAATTGTGTTTTCCGTTAAGAGACCTTCAGTCATACTTTAAGAATGCTCTAAGTGTTAAAGAATGGAGGAGCTTGGAATAG
Protein-coding regions in this window:
- the FUT9 gene encoding 4-galactosyl-N-acetylglucosaminide 3-alpha-L-fucosyltransferase 9 — its product is MTSASKGILRPFLIVCIILGCFMACLLIYIKPTNSWIFNPMESASSVLKMKNFFSTKTDYFNETTILIWVWPFGQTFDLTSCQAMFNIQGCHLTTDRSLYNKSHAVLIHHRDISWDLTNLPQQARPPFQKWIWMNLESPTHTPQKSGIEHLFNLTLTYRRDSDIQVPYGFLTVSTNPFVFEVPSKEKLVCWVVSNWNPEHARVKYYNELSKSIEIHTYGQAFGEYVNDKNLIPTISTCKFYLSFENSIHKDYITEKLYNAFLAGSVPVVLGPSRENYENYIPADSFIHVEDYNSPSELAKYLKEVDKNNKLYLSYFNWRKDFTVNLPRFWESHACLACDHVKRHQEYKSVGNLEKWFWN